In Listeria swaminathanii, the following are encoded in one genomic region:
- a CDS encoding TetR/AcrR family transcriptional regulator — protein sequence MITNESIMDATLSMMAKHGIKGSTTRQLAEAAGINEATIFKKFKSKDNLIHMTLEVQFESMKAEINQFFDKDFESAKVFLRQASQFISDIYEKYRDFMVISVREMGSKDMEFIDPSIVEYLYERVNQKVKEMVPSKNSAQEADAISLILNSVILLIMVEKVRDDIYKRPPTITTTADSLADVLLKLLK from the coding sequence ATGATTACAAATGAATCCATTATGGATGCAACGCTTTCTATGATGGCGAAACATGGCATTAAGGGCTCCACAACAAGACAATTAGCAGAAGCCGCTGGAATAAATGAAGCTACGATTTTTAAAAAATTTAAGAGTAAAGACAATCTCATTCATATGACGCTGGAAGTTCAATTTGAAAGTATGAAGGCGGAAATCAATCAATTTTTTGATAAAGATTTTGAAAGTGCTAAAGTATTTTTACGTCAGGCGAGTCAGTTTATTTCGGATATTTATGAAAAATATCGTGACTTTATGGTGATTTCTGTCCGTGAAATGGGCAGTAAAGATATGGAATTTATTGATCCGTCAATTGTGGAATATTTGTATGAGCGGGTTAATCAAAAAGTGAAAGAAATGGTTCCAAGTAAGAACTCTGCGCAAGAAGCAGATGCGATTTCTTTGATTTTAAATAGTGTTATTTTGCTTATTATGGTGGAAAAAGTGCGCGATGATATTTATAAGCGCCCGCCAACAATCACAACAACAGCTGATTCTTTAGCAGATGTCTTGTTAAAATTATTGAAATAA
- the mgtA gene encoding magnesium-translocating P-type ATPase, producing MKKLHGKMQGNNLLKESQMGREKVLEKLGVMETGLTNVEVTERLAEFGPNQTVEEKKVSNLRLFIRAFNDPFIYILVMLMVVSYLTDDMEATVIMALMILASGVLGFIQTSRAERASYALKNMVKNKVNVIRDDSLVVVAQDEIVPGDLIEISAGDIIPADARVISATDLLINQSALTGESIPAEKFVEDKRANPEIFERENLLFMGTDVLSGHGRAVVLRTGSSTFFGSLSIAATERRGDTSFDKGVKSISKLLFYFMIVMVPIVFMINGLMKGNWLEAFLYAVAIAVGLTPEMLPMIVSTNLAKGAINMSSKKVIMKELSAIQNIGAMDILCTDKTGTLTEDKLELVKYIDSAGVTSESVLKMAYLNSYFQTGWKNVLDHAVIAKLDENAAAGWTKVGEIPFNFDRRRLSVVVENSTETRMITKGAVEEMLTVCTHKEFDGVISTLNEAEKSELQEMCAEMNRSGIRVIAVAYKTGKVGEAFTKTDEEQMIIAGFLGFRDPVKASTKEAIAQLFKNQINVKVLTGDNEIVTKRICQEVGIPANGFLLGADVEELSDEELTRELRKYHIFAKLTPMQKSRIIGLLKKAGHTVGFLGDGINDAPALRKADVGISVDTAADITKDASSVILLEKSLTVLNDAVMEGRNVFGNILKYLKMTASSNFGNVFSVLVASAFIPFLPMLSLHLLLQNLLYDFSQLTLPWDKMDRSFLKKPHQWEQKGMLRFILCIGPVSSIFDIATFLIMWFVFSANTVAEQALFHSGWFVVGLLTQTLVVHMIRTEKIPFIQSRATAPVMIATLVVMTLGIVIPFTGFGHSIGFVSLPGSYFPWLILILVGYMATMQLVKTLYIRKFREWI from the coding sequence ATGAAAAAACTACATGGAAAAATGCAAGGTAACAATTTGCTCAAAGAATCACAAATGGGTAGAGAGAAAGTTTTGGAAAAGTTAGGTGTAATGGAAACGGGGCTAACGAACGTCGAAGTTACGGAACGGCTGGCGGAGTTCGGCCCGAATCAAACGGTGGAAGAAAAGAAGGTGTCGAATTTACGATTGTTTATTCGGGCATTCAACGATCCGTTTATCTATATTTTAGTAATGTTAATGGTTGTTTCGTATTTGACGGACGACATGGAAGCGACTGTGATTATGGCGCTGATGATACTCGCGAGTGGGGTGCTTGGCTTTATTCAAACGAGTAGAGCGGAGCGGGCGAGTTATGCGCTGAAAAACATGGTGAAAAATAAAGTGAACGTTATCCGGGACGATAGCTTAGTTGTGGTGGCGCAAGATGAAATTGTACCGGGAGATTTGATTGAAATTTCGGCGGGGGATATTATTCCGGCAGATGCGCGCGTGATTTCGGCTACGGATTTATTAATTAATCAGTCGGCGCTCACAGGAGAATCGATTCCAGCTGAAAAATTTGTGGAAGACAAGCGTGCCAATCCAGAAATTTTTGAGCGGGAAAACTTATTGTTTATGGGAACGGATGTGTTAAGTGGACATGGCCGGGCGGTTGTTTTGCGAACAGGAAGCTCCACGTTTTTCGGCTCGCTATCAATTGCAGCTACAGAGCGCCGCGGCGACACGAGTTTTGATAAGGGTGTTAAATCGATTTCGAAATTGCTTTTTTACTTTATGATAGTGATGGTTCCGATTGTATTTATGATTAACGGTCTTATGAAAGGCAATTGGTTAGAGGCATTTCTTTATGCGGTGGCGATTGCGGTTGGTCTTACGCCGGAGATGCTGCCGATGATTGTAAGCACGAACTTGGCAAAAGGTGCTATCAATATGTCGTCGAAAAAGGTAATTATGAAAGAACTGAGCGCGATTCAAAATATCGGCGCGATGGATATTTTATGTACGGATAAAACAGGAACGCTCACAGAAGACAAGCTAGAACTGGTGAAATATATTGATAGTGCGGGAGTAACTTCTGAAAGTGTCCTAAAAATGGCTTATTTAAATAGTTATTTCCAAACGGGTTGGAAAAATGTTTTAGATCATGCTGTGATTGCGAAGTTGGACGAAAATGCTGCGGCTGGTTGGACAAAAGTTGGCGAGATTCCATTTAATTTTGATCGGCGTCGTTTGAGTGTGGTGGTCGAAAATAGCACGGAAACAAGGATGATTACAAAAGGTGCGGTGGAAGAAATGCTCACTGTATGCACTCATAAGGAATTTGATGGCGTTATTTCAACACTAAATGAAGCAGAAAAGAGCGAACTACAAGAAATGTGTGCAGAAATGAATCGCTCGGGAATTCGAGTAATTGCGGTGGCGTATAAAACTGGAAAAGTTGGGGAAGCATTTACGAAAACGGATGAGGAACAAATGATTATTGCCGGGTTCTTAGGTTTCCGCGATCCAGTGAAAGCGTCAACCAAAGAAGCAATCGCGCAGCTTTTCAAGAATCAAATCAACGTGAAGGTTTTGACGGGTGATAACGAAATCGTTACGAAACGGATTTGTCAGGAGGTTGGCATACCGGCGAACGGATTTTTACTAGGTGCAGATGTGGAGGAATTATCCGATGAAGAACTTACGCGCGAACTGCGAAAATACCATATTTTTGCGAAATTAACGCCGATGCAAAAATCGCGAATTATCGGCTTGCTTAAAAAAGCGGGGCATACAGTGGGATTCCTCGGAGATGGAATTAATGACGCACCGGCGCTTAGGAAAGCGGACGTTGGGATTTCGGTGGATACAGCGGCGGATATTACGAAAGATGCCAGCTCGGTCATTTTGCTTGAGAAAAGTTTAACGGTATTAAATGATGCGGTGATGGAAGGACGGAATGTATTCGGGAATATTTTGAAATACTTGAAAATGACGGCCAGCTCAAACTTTGGGAATGTGTTTAGTGTTTTGGTGGCGAGTGCATTCATCCCATTTTTACCGATGCTATCATTACATTTGCTCTTACAAAACTTGCTTTATGATTTCTCTCAATTAACGCTACCTTGGGATAAAATGGATCGGTCGTTTTTGAAAAAGCCGCATCAATGGGAACAAAAAGGCATGTTGCGTTTTATTCTTTGTATTGGTCCGGTGAGTTCGATCTTTGATATTGCGACGTTTCTAATTATGTGGTTTGTGTTTAGTGCGAATACGGTGGCGGAGCAAGCTTTATTCCATAGTGGCTGGTTTGTTGTCGGATTACTCACGCAAACGTTGGTTGTACACATGATTCGAACAGAAAAAATACCATTCATCCAAAGTCGGGCAACTGCTCCAGTGATGATTGCGACGCTTGTTGTGATGACGCTGGGGATTGTTATTCCATTTACTGGATTTGGACATAGTATTGGTTTTGTCAGCTTGCCAGGCAGCTATTTCCCATGGCTGATTTTGATTCTGGTTGGCTATATGGCAACGATGCAGTTAGTAAAAACGCTTTACATTCGGAAATTCCGGGAGTGGATTTAA
- a CDS encoding FtsW/RodA/SpoVE family cell cycle protein, with product MRAGKVLFVTYLLLVVWSLLLVYSTSYGVAIMRYKVEPGYFFNRQLIFYGLGFVGLLVCSRINVQLFYRRWTLRVLAGSLVGLLILVLLTGSAANNAQRWLSIAGVTFQPTETVKLLLILVIATVFLKKGCGVRVQYWLLGFLFLTVGLVFLQPDLGTALILGVIGVALFLTSGVGLTRLVRVTIWAFGLLLLAATLIYFFHPDFFSSAKLGRFAFLDPFNLNNLDASYQLRNGYYAIGSGGVFGNGLGGSVQKLGYLPEPHTDFIMTVVAEELGVFGVIWTIFLLMLLSFTALYIAIHSQFIFDSMVCIGVATWVSVQMFLNLGGVSGIIPLTGVPLPFISYGGSSVVMLSCAVGFVLAAARRNKTREVVYL from the coding sequence ATGCGTGCGGGCAAGGTGCTATTTGTAACGTATTTGCTTCTGGTGGTTTGGAGTTTGCTGCTCGTTTATAGTACGAGTTACGGGGTTGCGATCATGCGGTACAAAGTGGAGCCGGGATACTTTTTTAATAGGCAGCTCATTTTTTATGGGCTGGGGTTTGTCGGTTTGCTCGTTTGTTCGCGTATTAATGTGCAATTGTTTTATCGGCGGTGGACGTTGCGGGTTTTGGCGGGGAGTTTGGTTGGATTGTTAATTCTAGTGCTTTTGACGGGAAGCGCGGCGAACAATGCGCAACGCTGGTTGTCTATCGCAGGTGTTACATTTCAACCGACAGAAACGGTGAAACTACTGCTAATATTAGTAATCGCAACAGTTTTCTTGAAAAAAGGTTGTGGGGTGCGTGTGCAATATTGGTTGCTCGGATTTTTATTTCTAACAGTAGGACTTGTCTTCTTACAGCCGGATTTAGGGACGGCGCTGATTTTAGGTGTCATTGGGGTGGCTTTGTTTTTAACGAGCGGAGTCGGCCTCACGCGCCTTGTTCGGGTGACAATTTGGGCATTCGGTCTCTTATTACTTGCAGCTACTCTGATTTACTTCTTTCACCCTGACTTTTTTAGTTCAGCAAAATTGGGACGGTTCGCTTTTCTGGACCCATTTAATCTTAATAATCTAGATGCTTCTTATCAACTTAGGAATGGTTATTACGCGATTGGAAGTGGTGGTGTTTTTGGAAATGGGCTTGGTGGGAGTGTTCAGAAATTAGGGTATTTGCCGGAGCCGCATACGGATTTTATTATGACGGTGGTTGCGGAGGAGCTTGGCGTTTTTGGTGTTATTTGGACGATTTTTTTACTGATGCTACTTAGTTTTACGGCGCTTTATATTGCTATTCATAGTCAGTTTATTTTTGATTCGATGGTTTGTATTGGGGTGGCTACTTGGGTGTCGGTGCAGATGTTTTTGAATCTTGGTGGAGTGAGTGGGATTATTCCGCTTACTGGGGTGCCGCTGCCATTTATTAGTTATGGTGGAAGTTCGGTCGTGATGCTTTCGTGTGCAGTAGGATTTGTGCTAGCGGCGGCAAGGCGGAACAAAACTAGAGAGGTCGTGTATTTATGA
- a CDS encoding FtsW/RodA/SpoVE family cell cycle protein has translation MKRDVFYNRIILSVFLLSLVSCVAIYFAQKTNQYDTNFLGMQLVFLAIGALTCFGVSRLPVEFLRHHAIWLYVIMVITLLGILIPNPLVQNINGATRWYRFAGLSFQPSEVVKSIFIFVLAHFAVKYQAQKWKQLGILAVLTGIVLLLIMKQPDLGTTIVYGVTALAIILLAIRSTKLMVGIITLMLTTATVGMYVIVYHISLLEKIGFHAYQFSRIQTWLDPTTDPDAVYQLNLSMKAVGSGMMTGSSGTNAYIPESHTDMIFSTIGHQFGFVGVSLLLILFMLLIHQLIMAALLMKHTFSSLVLAGFAVSFAFNIFENIGMTVGLMPLTGIPLPFISYGGSAVLGNFIAVGVVLAIIRSDAHLTEEKNQLS, from the coding sequence ATGAAGCGAGATGTGTTTTATAATCGGATTATTTTATCGGTGTTTTTATTATCTTTGGTTAGTTGTGTGGCGATTTATTTTGCGCAGAAGACGAATCAGTATGATACGAATTTTTTAGGAATGCAGTTGGTGTTTTTGGCAATCGGGGCGCTGACTTGTTTTGGAGTGTCGCGGCTTCCGGTGGAGTTTTTACGGCATCATGCGATTTGGCTGTACGTGATTATGGTGATTACGCTGCTAGGGATACTCATTCCAAACCCCTTAGTGCAAAATATAAACGGGGCAACGCGTTGGTACCGATTTGCTGGGTTATCTTTTCAGCCATCTGAAGTAGTGAAATCGATTTTTATTTTTGTGTTGGCGCATTTTGCGGTGAAATATCAAGCGCAAAAATGGAAGCAACTGGGAATTTTGGCGGTTCTGACAGGGATTGTTTTGCTGTTAATTATGAAGCAACCGGATCTCGGGACGACAATTGTTTACGGGGTTACGGCGCTGGCGATTATCTTGCTGGCAATCAGGTCTACGAAACTAATGGTTGGGATTATTACATTGATGTTAACTACAGCGACGGTCGGAATGTATGTTATTGTGTATCATATTAGTTTGCTAGAAAAGATTGGCTTTCATGCGTACCAGTTTTCGCGGATTCAGACGTGGCTTGATCCAACGACTGATCCGGATGCGGTGTATCAACTTAATTTATCGATGAAGGCGGTTGGTTCGGGGATGATGACGGGGAGTTCAGGGACCAATGCGTATATTCCTGAAAGCCATACAGATATGATTTTTAGTACGATTGGCCATCAGTTTGGTTTTGTTGGTGTAAGTTTGCTGCTGATTTTATTTATGTTGCTGATTCATCAATTGATTATGGCAGCACTTTTGATGAAGCATACTTTTTCTTCGCTTGTTTTAGCGGGTTTTGCAGTGAGTTTTGCATTTAATATTTTTGAGAATATTGGCATGACTGTTGGACTTATGCCGCTGACGGGGATTCCGCTTCCTTTTATTAGTTATGGTGGGAGCGCTGTGCTTGGTAATTTTATTGCGGTGGGCGTTGTGCTAGCGATTATTCGGTCAGATGCTCATTTAACAGAAGAAAAAAACCAGCTGTCATGA
- a CDS encoding PTS lactose/cellobiose transporter subunit IIA: MDLEQTIMSLIVFGGNAKSDAMLAIDSAKKGDFAQADEQIAQAEQALLEAHHSQTKLIQGEARGEKTEVSLLLVHAQDHLMNAITFKDLAKEIVDLYKNK, encoded by the coding sequence ATGGATTTAGAGCAAACTATTATGAGCTTGATCGTGTTCGGTGGTAACGCTAAAAGTGATGCTATGTTAGCCATTGATTCCGCTAAAAAAGGGGATTTCGCTCAAGCAGACGAACAAATCGCCCAAGCAGAACAAGCACTACTTGAAGCGCATCATTCTCAAACAAAACTTATACAAGGTGAAGCACGTGGCGAAAAAACAGAAGTTTCCCTTCTACTCGTTCACGCACAAGACCACTTAATGAATGCAATCACTTTCAAAGATTTAGCGAAAGAAATTGTTGACCTTTATAAGAATAAATAA
- a CDS encoding PTS sugar transporter subunit IIC, whose protein sequence is MNGFIAFMEKYFIPYAAKIGGQRHLVAIRDGFITTMPLMILGSFAVLINNFPIPAYQKFMNNLFGEGTWQAFGGNVWNGTFAILALLIAFTVAYNLAKSYDKDPLSSAVVSVATFFTIGAIAPGVDGIPNTGGLGSTGLFLALIIAILSTEIFTRLSGSPKLVINMPDGVPPAVSRSFAALFPAMITVSIFGLITAFFQAAGVTNLVISFYELVQEPFMGLANSLPAALLLAFVSAFLWFFGLHGANIIDPFMQTINIPAIEANVKALEAGKELPYIVNKPFFDSFVNLGGTGATIGLIIAIFIVARKHKAYMTVSKLSAAPGIFNINEPMMFGLPIVLNPIMFIPYILAPLVLVTVAYIATAIGWVPACTIVTPWTTPPIIGGALATQSIAGGVLAAVNLGLSILIFLPFAKIAQIQELRREKEALAAEGVTAE, encoded by the coding sequence ATGAATGGTTTTATCGCATTTATGGAAAAATATTTCATTCCCTACGCTGCCAAAATTGGTGGACAACGTCATCTAGTAGCAATTCGTGATGGTTTTATCACAACTATGCCTCTAATGATTCTAGGGTCTTTCGCCGTTTTAATTAACAACTTCCCAATTCCAGCTTACCAAAAATTCATGAATAACTTATTTGGTGAAGGAACTTGGCAAGCATTCGGCGGAAACGTTTGGAACGGTACTTTTGCTATCTTAGCATTACTTATCGCTTTCACTGTAGCTTACAACTTAGCTAAATCTTATGACAAAGATCCACTTTCTTCCGCAGTAGTTTCTGTAGCTACTTTCTTCACTATTGGCGCAATCGCTCCAGGTGTTGACGGTATCCCAAACACTGGTGGTCTTGGATCAACTGGTCTTTTCTTAGCTTTAATTATTGCAATTCTTTCCACTGAAATCTTTACTCGTTTAAGTGGTAGCCCGAAATTGGTTATCAACATGCCTGATGGTGTTCCACCGGCAGTTTCTCGTTCATTCGCAGCTTTATTCCCTGCAATGATCACTGTTTCTATCTTTGGTCTTATCACTGCGTTCTTCCAAGCAGCTGGTGTGACTAACTTAGTAATTTCTTTCTACGAATTAGTACAAGAACCGTTCATGGGTCTTGCAAACTCCTTGCCAGCAGCATTGCTACTTGCATTCGTTTCTGCTTTCCTTTGGTTCTTTGGTTTACACGGTGCGAACATTATCGACCCGTTCATGCAAACAATCAACATCCCAGCTATCGAAGCTAACGTAAAAGCATTAGAAGCTGGTAAAGAACTTCCTTACATCGTTAACAAACCTTTCTTTGACTCTTTCGTTAACTTAGGCGGAACTGGGGCAACTATCGGTTTAATCATTGCTATCTTTATCGTAGCTCGTAAACATAAAGCGTACATGACAGTTTCTAAATTGTCTGCAGCGCCAGGTATTTTCAACATTAACGAACCAATGATGTTTGGTCTTCCAATCGTCTTGAATCCAATTATGTTCATTCCGTACATCTTGGCACCACTTGTACTTGTAACTGTAGCTTACATTGCAACAGCTATCGGTTGGGTACCAGCTTGTACTATCGTAACTCCTTGGACTACACCACCAATTATCGGTGGAGCACTTGCAACACAAAGTATCGCTGGTGGCGTACTTGCAGCTGTAAACTTAGGTCTATCTATCCTAATCTTCCTTCCATTCGCGAAAATTGCTCAAATCCAAGAGCTACGTCGTGAAAAAGAAGCACTTGCTGCTGAAGGCGTTACTGCTGAATAA
- a CDS encoding PTS sugar transporter subunit IIB — MKTIMLVCSAGMSTSLLVTKMEKAAEAQGIEAKIFAVAEAEAANHLDEIDVLLLGPQVRFLEGNMKKKLEPKGIPLAVINSVDYGMMKGDKVLEQALDLMK, encoded by the coding sequence ATGAAAACAATCATGTTAGTATGTTCAGCAGGTATGTCTACCAGCTTACTAGTTACAAAAATGGAAAAAGCAGCTGAAGCACAAGGTATTGAAGCAAAAATCTTCGCAGTTGCCGAAGCAGAAGCAGCTAACCATTTAGATGAAATTGATGTTTTATTACTTGGACCACAAGTACGTTTCTTAGAAGGAAACATGAAGAAAAAATTAGAGCCAAAAGGTATTCCGTTAGCTGTTATTAACAGTGTTGATTACGGAATGATGAAAGGCGACAAAGTTTTAGAACAAGCATTAGATTTAATGAAGTAA
- a CDS encoding potassium-transporting ATPase subunit F: MGVVLVIAGIIGLALLVYLFYVLFRGEDL; this comes from the coding sequence ATGGGTGTTGTTCTAGTAATTGCTGGAATCATCGGTTTAGCTTTGTTGGTATATTTATTTTATGTGTTGTTTAGAGGTGAGGATTTATGA
- the kdpA gene encoding potassium-transporting ATPase subunit KdpA, with amino-acid sequence MKYIVMQDVFFVVLLLVLAVPLGIYMYKVMIGEKVFLSRVLEPVERFGYRLMGVSDAGMSAKRYAISVLAFSAVGFVFVMAVLMLQGFLPLNPEGMKGLSFSLAFNTAASFVSNTNWQAYSGEAALSYFSQSIGLTVQNFVSAATGIAVLFAVIRGFIWKKQKTVGNFWQDLFRVTLYILLPLSLVLALVLVSQGVVQSFADYSVVETLENGAKQLIPLGPAASQIAIKQLGTNGGGFFGANSAFPFENPSSFTNLIEMLAILLIPVALVVMFGRAVKDSKQGRAIMTAMLIVFVVGVVAITVSEQFAGPSYQGVATSGSMEGKEVRFGVGGSSLFAASTTAASNGAVNTMHDSLTPLGGLVPMFFMQLGEVIFGGVGSGLYGMIGFIILTVFIAGLLVGRTPEYLGEKIEPYDMKMVCLLILVPPLLTLFGTAVAVMMPSVQASVSASGAHGFSEVLYAFTSMGNNNGSAFAGFAADTTFTNIVGAVMMLFARFIPLVAALYLAQNMALKTPVAASSGTLSTKNGMFIGLLIGVVVLIGALSFLPALALGPIADFFTTFK; translated from the coding sequence ATGAAGTATATTGTGATGCAGGATGTGTTTTTTGTTGTATTGTTGTTAGTTTTAGCAGTGCCACTTGGGATTTATATGTATAAAGTGATGATTGGCGAAAAGGTGTTTTTATCGAGAGTGCTTGAGCCAGTTGAGCGGTTTGGTTATCGTTTGATGGGTGTGAGTGACGCGGGGATGTCGGCGAAACGTTATGCGATATCGGTGCTTGCTTTTAGTGCGGTTGGTTTTGTATTTGTTATGGCTGTACTAATGTTGCAAGGATTTTTACCACTTAATCCAGAAGGTATGAAGGGGCTTAGCTTTAGTCTTGCGTTTAATACGGCGGCGAGTTTTGTGTCGAATACGAACTGGCAGGCTTATTCTGGTGAGGCGGCATTATCGTATTTTTCACAGTCGATTGGCTTAACGGTGCAGAATTTTGTTTCTGCAGCGACAGGGATTGCAGTTTTATTTGCGGTAATTCGCGGCTTTATATGGAAGAAACAGAAAACGGTCGGGAATTTTTGGCAAGATTTATTTCGAGTGACGCTTTATATTTTATTACCACTTTCGCTTGTATTGGCGCTAGTTTTGGTGTCGCAAGGGGTGGTGCAATCATTTGCAGATTATTCGGTTGTGGAAACGCTTGAAAATGGTGCGAAACAATTGATTCCGCTTGGACCGGCTGCAAGTCAAATTGCGATTAAGCAACTTGGAACAAATGGTGGTGGCTTTTTCGGAGCGAATTCTGCTTTTCCGTTTGAAAATCCATCTAGTTTTACTAATTTAATTGAGATGCTGGCGATTTTGCTTATTCCGGTGGCGCTTGTTGTGATGTTTGGGCGCGCGGTGAAAGATAGTAAGCAAGGGCGCGCAATTATGACAGCGATGTTAATTGTTTTTGTTGTTGGGGTCGTGGCGATTACTGTTTCCGAACAATTTGCGGGGCCGAGTTACCAAGGTGTTGCGACTTCTGGAAGTATGGAAGGTAAAGAAGTGCGTTTTGGTGTTGGTGGATCGTCGCTTTTCGCGGCTTCAACGACGGCTGCTTCGAACGGTGCGGTGAACACGATGCATGATAGTTTAACGCCGCTTGGTGGGCTTGTTCCAATGTTCTTTATGCAGCTTGGCGAGGTCATTTTTGGCGGAGTTGGTAGTGGGCTTTATGGGATGATTGGATTTATTATTTTGACGGTGTTTATCGCGGGGCTTTTGGTTGGGCGGACACCGGAATATTTAGGGGAGAAAATTGAACCTTATGATATGAAAATGGTTTGTTTACTCATTTTAGTTCCGCCGCTGTTGACGCTTTTTGGTACGGCGGTTGCGGTGATGATGCCGAGTGTGCAAGCTTCGGTTTCGGCGAGTGGGGCGCATGGTTTCTCTGAGGTGCTTTATGCGTTTACTTCGATGGGAAATAATAATGGTAGTGCTTTTGCGGGATTTGCGGCAGACACGACATTTACTAATATAGTCGGCGCAGTAATGATGTTATTTGCTCGTTTTATTCCGCTAGTTGCAGCGCTTTACTTGGCGCAAAATATGGCTTTGAAAACGCCGGTCGCAGCGAGCAGTGGGACGTTATCGACGAAAAATGGCATGTTTATTGGTCTTTTAATTGGGGTTGTGGTGCTTATTGGCGCGCTTAGTTTCTTGCCAGCGCTCGCACTTGGACCGATTGCGGACTTCTTTACAACTTTCAAATGA